A genomic segment from Candidatus Abyssobacteria bacterium SURF_5 encodes:
- a CDS encoding 2-oxo acid dehydrogenase subunit E2 — protein MPTEVVMPEVGESVVSGTIVKWLKQVGDEIKRDEPLVEISTDKANVEIPSPGEGVLSKILAEEGDEVEVGGLLAIISAPGEKIEAEEPPPKEEKPKPAKKAPPPEEKAERPAPAAEKKPPEKEKPPPPKEPAREKAEEVEEEAAPAAERRRERSSPLVRRLAKEHGINLEEIEGSGLDGRVTKEDVLDYLARREKGEKAPARPKAPAPERPGRPAEKAAAELEEIIPLEGMRKAISDHMIRSKQTSAHVTTINEADMSAVVALREKHKENFRKKYGISLTYLAFVIQATVQALKEFPYMNSSMQEDRIILKRYYNIGISVQTERGLMTPVIANADRLGLEELAQKVDSLARRAREGRLALDEIRNGTFSITNAGFYGALLSTPIINQPQAAILGVEKMEKRAVVVDDAIAIRPMMYLCLSYDHRIVDGATSIQFLQRIKSLLEAGEFELDVCL, from the coding sequence ATGCCCACCGAAGTGGTAATGCCCGAAGTCGGCGAATCGGTTGTCAGCGGCACGATTGTGAAGTGGCTCAAACAGGTCGGCGACGAGATCAAGCGGGATGAGCCGCTGGTCGAGATTTCGACCGACAAGGCCAATGTCGAGATCCCATCGCCGGGCGAGGGCGTGCTGAGCAAAATTCTCGCCGAGGAGGGCGACGAGGTCGAGGTTGGCGGGCTGCTGGCAATCATAAGCGCGCCCGGCGAGAAAATCGAGGCAGAGGAACCCCCGCCAAAAGAGGAGAAGCCCAAACCGGCGAAGAAGGCGCCGCCACCGGAAGAGAAGGCCGAGCGGCCCGCGCCCGCAGCCGAAAAGAAACCGCCCGAGAAGGAGAAGCCGCCTCCACCAAAAGAGCCCGCAAGAGAAAAGGCTGAGGAAGTGGAGGAAGAAGCGGCGCCTGCCGCCGAACGCCGGCGCGAGCGCTCGTCGCCGCTCGTCCGCCGACTTGCAAAGGAGCACGGCATCAATCTCGAGGAGATCGAGGGCAGCGGCCTCGATGGGCGCGTGACAAAAGAAGACGTGCTCGATTACCTCGCGCGGCGCGAGAAGGGGGAAAAAGCGCCCGCCCGCCCGAAGGCGCCTGCGCCCGAGCGGCCCGGCCGGCCCGCCGAGAAAGCCGCCGCCGAGCTCGAGGAAATCATTCCGCTCGAAGGCATGCGCAAGGCGATCTCTGACCACATGATCCGCAGCAAGCAGACATCGGCGCATGTCACCACGATCAATGAGGCCGACATGTCAGCCGTCGTCGCTCTGCGCGAAAAACACAAGGAAAATTTTCGGAAGAAGTACGGCATCTCGCTGACGTACCTCGCGTTCGTCATCCAGGCCACGGTCCAGGCGCTCAAGGAATTCCCGTACATGAATTCATCGATGCAAGAAGACAGGATAATCCTCAAGCGGTATTACAACATCGGGATTTCCGTGCAGACCGAGCGCGGGCTGATGACGCCGGTCATCGCGAACGCCGACCGGCTCGGCCTCGAGGAACTCGCGCAGAAAGTCGACTCGCTCGCGCGCCGCGCCCGCGAAGGCCGGCTGGCGCTCGACGAGATACGCAACGGCACCTTCAGCATCACCAACGCCGGCTTCTACGGCGCTCTGCTCTCGACCCCGATCATCAATCAGCCGCAGGCGGCGATCCTCGGAGTCGAAAAGATGGAGAAACGAGCCGTCGTCGTGGACGACGCAATCGCGATCCGGCCGATGATGTACCTGTGCCTCTCATACGACCATCGCATCGTTGACGGCGCCACCTCGATCCAGTTCCTGCAGCGGATCAAGTCTCTGCTCGAGGCCGGCGAATTCGAGCTCGATGTGTGTCTCTGA
- a CDS encoding isocitrate/isopropylmalate dehydrogenase family protein, which translates to MAHTITLIPGDGVGPEITEVVKQCISELGVAIEWDIQQAGASVAEKEKTVLPDRVIDSVRRNKVALKGPVETPIGKGFRSVNVALRQSLDLYACVRPCKYYEGVASRIMNPQSIDLVIVRENMEDLYAGIEFMESCGENNQLLQFLKERKGVELECDTGISIKPISVRGSTRIVTFAFEYAKKRKRKKVTAIDKANIMKYTDGLFMKVAEEISKKYPDIPYEHKLVDNMCMQLVQYPEKYDVLVLPNLYGDIISDLAAGLIGGLGVAPGGNFGEQVAVFEPTHGTAPDIAGQNKANPAGILLSTVMMLDHIGEKDAANRLEKAIAGVLREGRFVTADLKRAGSKTPPVGTREMGRAVAERIHSGA; encoded by the coding sequence ATGGCTCACACGATAACATTGATACCGGGTGACGGAGTCGGACCCGAGATAACTGAGGTCGTGAAGCAGTGCATCTCCGAGCTGGGTGTCGCGATCGAGTGGGATATCCAGCAGGCCGGCGCATCGGTCGCCGAGAAAGAGAAGACCGTGCTGCCGGACCGGGTGATCGACTCGGTCCGTCGCAACAAGGTAGCGCTTAAGGGACCGGTCGAAACTCCCATCGGAAAAGGATTCCGCAGCGTGAACGTCGCGCTCCGCCAGTCGCTCGACCTCTATGCCTGCGTGCGCCCGTGCAAATATTACGAAGGCGTCGCCAGCCGAATCATGAATCCGCAGTCCATCGATCTGGTGATCGTTCGCGAAAACATGGAGGACCTGTACGCCGGCATCGAGTTCATGGAAAGCTGCGGCGAGAACAACCAGCTCCTGCAATTCCTCAAGGAACGCAAGGGCGTCGAGCTCGAATGCGACACCGGCATCAGCATCAAGCCGATCTCGGTTCGCGGATCAACGCGGATCGTGACTTTCGCCTTCGAGTACGCCAAAAAACGCAAGCGGAAGAAAGTAACCGCGATCGACAAGGCCAATATCATGAAGTACACCGACGGCCTGTTCATGAAAGTGGCCGAAGAGATCAGCAAAAAGTATCCCGATATCCCCTACGAGCACAAGCTGGTCGACAACATGTGCATGCAGCTCGTGCAGTACCCGGAGAAGTACGACGTGCTCGTTCTGCCCAACCTGTACGGCGACATCATCTCGGACCTGGCGGCCGGCTTGATCGGCGGACTCGGCGTCGCGCCCGGCGGCAACTTCGGAGAGCAGGTTGCAGTCTTCGAGCCGACTCACGGAACCGCCCCCGACATCGCGGGCCAGAACAAGGCAAACCCGGCCGGAATCCTGCTTTCGACAGTGATGATGCTCGATCATATCGGCGAAAAAGACGCGGCGAATCGTCTCGAAAAAGCTATTGCAGGTGTGCTGAGAGAAGGAAGATTTGTGACCGCCGATCTGAAGCGGGCCGGCTCGAAAACGCCGCCGGTCGGCACGCGAGAGATGGGACGCGCCGTCGCCGAACGCATCCACTCGGGCGCCTGA
- a CDS encoding MBL fold metallo-hydrolase, with protein MGAVLDLSEQLWTGKTNTYENHPFMALNEYDVVAERTIFYNSFAGVTAFGTDDGLVMVDTGLFALQEAVFGAVRSWSRDRLNTAIFTHGHVDHIFTVPLFQAEAKERGWTPPRVVAHEDVPRRFDRYIMTAGYNGVINQRQFAQPVTWPTSYSYPDVTYRNAMTLKIGGLTFELNHARGETDDHTWVWVPEREVLCSGDLIIWAVPNAGNPQKVQRYCAEWAAALRKMAGLKAKVLCPGHGVVVVGRDRVEHILSDTAELLESIHTQALALMNEGATLDRVIHSVEVPEHLKKRPYLQPVYDEPQYIVRNIWRLYGGWYDGNPAHVKPAPEAAQAAEIAALAGGVSALVKRAKELAKEGDLRLACHLIEWAFAAAPTNKSVNKARAEIYEKRAATETALMTMNIYNAAARESRATLD; from the coding sequence ATGGGAGCAGTATTAGACCTGTCCGAACAGCTCTGGACCGGCAAAACGAACACGTACGAGAATCACCCGTTCATGGCGCTGAATGAATATGACGTAGTCGCCGAACGGACAATCTTCTATAATTCATTTGCAGGCGTCACCGCATTCGGGACCGACGACGGATTGGTGATGGTCGATACCGGCCTTTTCGCGCTGCAGGAGGCCGTCTTCGGGGCGGTCCGCAGTTGGTCGCGCGACCGCCTGAACACCGCCATCTTCACGCACGGGCACGTCGACCACATCTTCACCGTTCCGCTGTTCCAGGCGGAAGCGAAGGAGCGCGGATGGACTCCGCCGCGCGTGGTCGCGCACGAGGACGTTCCACGCCGGTTCGACCGCTACATCATGACCGCGGGCTATAACGGCGTCATCAACCAGCGCCAGTTCGCTCAGCCGGTCACCTGGCCGACCTCGTATAGCTACCCGGATGTCACCTATCGAAACGCGATGACGCTCAAGATCGGCGGACTTACGTTCGAGTTGAATCATGCGCGCGGCGAGACCGACGACCACACCTGGGTGTGGGTGCCCGAGCGAGAGGTCTTGTGCAGCGGCGACCTCATCATCTGGGCCGTGCCCAACGCGGGCAACCCGCAGAAGGTGCAACGGTATTGCGCCGAATGGGCGGCGGCCCTGCGAAAAATGGCCGGCCTGAAGGCGAAGGTACTGTGCCCGGGACATGGAGTCGTGGTTGTCGGCAGGGATCGCGTCGAACACATTCTCTCCGACACGGCCGAATTGCTTGAGTCGATTCACACGCAGGCGCTCGCGCTGATGAATGAGGGCGCGACGCTCGACAGGGTCATTCACTCGGTCGAGGTGCCCGAACATTTGAAGAAGCGCCCCTATCTCCAGCCGGTCTACGACGAGCCGCAGTATATCGTCCGAAATATCTGGCGGCTGTACGGCGGCTGGTACGACGGCAATCCGGCCCATGTCAAGCCGGCGCCCGAAGCCGCGCAGGCGGCTGAGATCGCGGCTTTGGCCGGCGGAGTCTCCGCACTAGTGAAACGCGCGAAAGAACTCGCAAAGGAGGGCGACCTGCGCCTGGCGTGCCACCTGATCGAGTGGGCGTTTGCAGCGGCGCCGACCAACAAATCCGTCAACAAGGCGCGCGCCGAAATCTATGAGAAACGCGCAGCAACCGAAACCGCCCTCATGACCATGAACATCTACAATGCCGCCGCGCGCGAATCAAGGGCGACATTGGATTGA
- a CDS encoding 4Fe-4S dicluster domain-containing protein, translating to MSDTPYIKLREFLDQFPIGFPLTPSGVEMEILKRLFTREEAKLAVLLTPMPEDASQVAARTGLDERELEEKLEAMSRKGLVFRIRRNGKAQYRAAPFMIGLYEYSVKKIDKELAKLFQEYYEAAYLDEMGASNVPGFKVLPVDENVKADMVLFPYHRLKESIKAARKIAVADCVCRKEGKLVGKGCNHPIETCLSFGAAAEYYIENAMGREITADEAIRIVEEADRSGLVHAGANAKHLSNVCNCCPCCCASMKGITQRGHSKQKYFNALFEAIVNQDECTACESCVERCPVGAITVDEAAQVERDKCLGCGLCASACPVEAIDLRLREDREEPFERAFDLGIAILQGKSGK from the coding sequence ATGTCGGATACGCCTTATATCAAATTGCGGGAGTTCCTCGATCAGTTTCCGATCGGATTCCCATTGACGCCTTCCGGCGTCGAAATGGAAATCCTGAAGCGCCTGTTCACGAGAGAAGAGGCGAAGCTGGCCGTCCTCTTGACGCCGATGCCGGAGGACGCGTCGCAGGTCGCCGCGCGAACCGGTCTTGACGAGCGCGAGCTCGAGGAGAAGCTCGAGGCGATGTCGCGCAAGGGTCTTGTCTTCAGAATTCGGCGTAACGGAAAGGCGCAGTACCGGGCGGCGCCCTTCATGATCGGGCTGTACGAGTATTCGGTGAAGAAAATAGACAAGGAGCTCGCGAAGCTGTTTCAGGAATACTACGAGGCCGCATACCTCGACGAGATGGGCGCGAGCAACGTACCGGGCTTCAAGGTGTTGCCGGTCGATGAGAATGTCAAGGCGGACATGGTTTTGTTTCCATACCACCGGCTGAAGGAAAGCATCAAGGCCGCCAGAAAGATCGCGGTCGCCGATTGCGTGTGCCGGAAGGAAGGGAAACTCGTCGGGAAAGGGTGCAACCATCCGATCGAGACGTGCCTCAGCTTCGGCGCCGCCGCCGAATACTACATCGAGAACGCGATGGGCCGCGAGATCACTGCGGACGAAGCCATCAGGATCGTGGAGGAGGCCGACCGATCGGGGCTGGTGCATGCCGGCGCGAACGCGAAGCATCTGTCCAATGTCTGCAACTGCTGCCCCTGCTGCTGCGCTTCAATGAAGGGCATCACGCAAAGAGGCCACTCGAAACAGAAGTACTTTAACGCGCTGTTTGAGGCGATTGTCAATCAGGATGAGTGTACGGCCTGCGAGTCGTGCGTCGAGCGTTGTCCGGTCGGCGCGATCACGGTTGACGAGGCGGCGCAGGTGGAAAGAGACAAATGCCTGGGCTGCGGCCTGTGCGCGAGCGCTTGCCCCGTCGAAGCGATCGACTTGCGCCTGCGCGAGGACCGCGAGGAGCCGTTCGAGCGGGCGTTCGATCTCGGAATCGCGATTCTCCAGGGCAAGAGCGGCAAATAA
- a CDS encoding ATP-binding cassette domain-containing protein: MTDHRAVSQLVSFHDVTLQLRDQRILRAITWSIRSDEHWAIIGGNGSGKSVLARALYGAVPVVSGEVEHHFLNRREPGTNRPRSAEDFIAHVSFEDHQHFIGQESPYLQSRWNSCERDSGLTTLDALCFLAGDTFSGRRRKSRTGMKELARNAPATRYLDIASLFERKLAHLSNGEMRKVLIAGALLRSPLILILDEPFAGLDYRSRRALRSLLSGLMKGATRVIFVSSHPNELPRGITHVLRLEGGTIAAIGEKEKVLRTYPDKWDIPPPAPEPRGSHRRRTRDLVPVLFKISKACVTYGGIRVLDKVNWTVREEERWAVLGPNGSGKTTLLSLILGDNPQAYANDIRVFGKKRGNGETIWDVKKHIGFLSPELHIHYRKTLTVLEIVCSGYFDSIGLYRECSGRRINAALKWMRALGLSALAEKRFDELSAGQQRMVLLARASVKRPRLLILDEPCHGLDPENKRVVLDAIDAIARRELNSLIYVTHRLEELPACISHVLRLRNGRITAKGKRVPALGKRR; this comes from the coding sequence ATGACGGACCACAGAGCTGTATCTCAGCTTGTCTCGTTCCATGACGTAACGCTCCAATTGCGGGACCAACGCATTCTCCGAGCCATTACCTGGTCGATCCGAAGCGATGAGCATTGGGCGATCATTGGCGGTAACGGGTCGGGGAAGTCGGTGCTCGCCCGGGCGCTGTATGGCGCCGTCCCTGTTGTTTCCGGCGAGGTGGAACACCATTTTCTGAACAGGCGCGAGCCGGGGACGAATCGGCCGCGCTCTGCTGAGGACTTCATCGCGCACGTCTCATTTGAGGATCACCAGCATTTCATCGGGCAAGAAAGCCCATATCTTCAGTCGCGCTGGAATAGCTGCGAGCGAGACAGCGGGCTCACCACATTGGACGCGCTGTGCTTTCTTGCCGGAGATACCTTTTCGGGACGACGGCGGAAATCGCGTACCGGCATGAAAGAACTCGCCCGGAATGCGCCTGCAACACGATATCTTGACATCGCCTCTCTTTTCGAGCGAAAGCTGGCGCACCTGTCGAACGGCGAGATGCGAAAGGTGCTTATTGCGGGGGCTCTGCTTCGTTCTCCGTTAATCCTGATCCTGGATGAGCCATTTGCCGGCCTCGATTACCGCTCGCGGCGCGCGCTCCGGAGCTTACTCAGCGGGCTGATGAAAGGCGCTACACGCGTAATCTTCGTGTCTTCCCATCCCAACGAACTGCCGCGCGGAATCACGCATGTGCTCCGGCTCGAGGGCGGCACGATAGCCGCCATCGGCGAGAAGGAGAAAGTTCTGCGGACTTATCCTGACAAGTGGGATATACCGCCGCCAGCGCCGGAGCCGAGAGGATCACACAGACGGCGCACCCGCGATCTTGTGCCCGTGCTCTTCAAGATAAGCAAAGCTTGCGTGACGTACGGCGGCATTCGGGTGCTTGACAAAGTGAACTGGACGGTGCGGGAAGAAGAGCGCTGGGCCGTGCTCGGGCCGAATGGCAGCGGCAAGACGACGCTGCTCAGTCTCATTCTGGGGGATAACCCGCAGGCATATGCGAACGACATCCGGGTGTTCGGGAAGAAACGGGGAAACGGAGAAACCATTTGGGATGTAAAGAAGCACATCGGGTTTCTGTCGCCGGAACTGCACATCCACTACCGGAAAACTCTGACGGTTCTGGAAATTGTCTGTTCCGGATACTTCGACTCGATTGGCCTGTACAGGGAATGCTCGGGCAGGCGGATAAACGCCGCGCTCAAATGGATGCGAGCTTTGGGGCTTTCGGCGCTGGCGGAAAAAAGATTCGATGAACTTTCCGCAGGCCAACAGCGAATGGTGCTGCTGGCGCGCGCATCGGTCAAGAGGCCGCGGCTGCTAATTCTGGACGAGCCCTGCCATGGGTTGGATCCGGAAAACAAGCGAGTGGTTCTTGACGCGATTGACGCCATCGCTCGCCGCGAATTGAACAGCCTCATATATGTAACGCACCGCCTCGAAGAACTGCCCGCGTGCATCAGCCACGTTCTTCGGCTGCGCAATGGCCGGATTACCGCGAAAGGGAAGCGAGTGCCGGCTTTGGGAAAGCGGCGTTAG
- a CDS encoding molybdopterin-binding protein: MCEGKTASGYPAGQAFKTVPVSEAVGMPLAHDITEIRPGEFKGRAFKKGHIIGAGDVCHLQRLGKEKVYVLSISDDEMHEDEAARALAGALAGPGVVFGNEPKEGRLNLLAAHDGLLKINVDALAQFNMLGDVMCATLHANTVVSKGDRIAGTRAIPLVVKRSIIDEAVAIARNGIVEVRAIRKPKAGVVITGNEVFYGRIKDGFAPIIRQKIEQLGGEIRAIKYAPDDVEQIERSIRDCLEAGADLLVTTGGMSVDPDDVTRFAIRKLGAADLTYGSAVLPGAMMLVAYLGGMNGDAIPILGVPACALFHQATVFDLVLPRILAGEKIGKMELARLGHGGLCLNCGECRYPVCPFGK; the protein is encoded by the coding sequence ATGTGTGAGGGAAAAACAGCGAGCGGATATCCCGCGGGTCAGGCTTTCAAGACCGTACCCGTCAGTGAAGCCGTCGGGATGCCGCTGGCGCACGATATCACCGAGATTCGGCCGGGCGAATTCAAGGGCAGGGCTTTCAAGAAGGGCCACATCATCGGCGCCGGCGATGTCTGCCATCTTCAGCGGCTGGGCAAAGAAAAGGTCTATGTCCTCAGCATCTCGGACGATGAGATGCACGAGGATGAAGCCGCACGGGCATTGGCCGGCGCGCTTGCCGGGCCGGGCGTCGTATTCGGGAACGAGCCGAAGGAGGGACGTCTCAACCTGCTCGCCGCGCATGACGGCCTGCTGAAAATCAATGTTGACGCCCTCGCGCAGTTCAACATGCTCGGCGACGTCATGTGCGCCACGCTTCACGCCAATACGGTTGTATCGAAGGGCGACCGGATCGCAGGCACGCGTGCGATCCCGCTCGTGGTGAAGCGCAGCATTATTGATGAGGCCGTCGCGATCGCTCGAAACGGGATTGTCGAGGTGCGCGCGATTCGCAAGCCGAAGGCCGGCGTGGTCATTACCGGGAACGAAGTTTTCTACGGCAGGATCAAGGATGGCTTCGCGCCGATTATCCGCCAAAAGATCGAGCAGTTGGGCGGCGAGATCAGGGCCATAAAATATGCGCCCGACGACGTCGAGCAAATCGAGCGCAGTATCAGGGATTGTCTCGAGGCCGGGGCCGATCTGCTCGTGACCACCGGCGGCATGTCGGTCGATCCCGACGACGTCACCCGGTTCGCCATCCGAAAACTTGGCGCCGCCGATCTCACTTACGGCTCGGCGGTATTGCCCGGCGCAATGATGCTCGTGGCATACCTCGGGGGCATGAACGGCGACGCGATCCCCATTCTGGGCGTGCCCGCGTGCGCGCTTTTCCATCAGGCGACGGTGTTCGACCTTGTTCTCCCGCGGATTCTTGCCGGCGAGAAAATTGGAAAGATGGAGCTTGCCCGTCTTGGCCACGGCGGCCTGTGCCTCAACTGCGGCGAATGCCGCTATCCCGTCTGCCCGTTCGGGAAATAG
- a CDS encoding formylmethanofuran dehydrogenase codes for MDKDRIDFEPLLEESVRVHGHLCPGQVLGVRMSMLGLREAGISDPKGADRKNIIVFVEMDRCATDAVQSVTGCSMGKRTLRYVDYGKMAATFVNLSAGKAVRVLAREESREVAAALFPEIGDKYKAQLEAYKVMPDNELFEVTEVEVELKPQDMPGRPMSRVQCRRCGEFVQDMREVQSDDGPLCRPCAHGGYYHVRT; via the coding sequence ATGGATAAAGACCGGATTGATTTTGAACCGCTCCTCGAGGAATCGGTCAGGGTGCACGGGCACCTGTGTCCCGGGCAGGTGCTCGGGGTCAGGATGTCGATGCTCGGGCTGCGCGAGGCGGGGATATCCGACCCGAAGGGTGCGGATCGAAAGAACATCATTGTGTTCGTCGAGATGGACCGGTGCGCGACGGATGCGGTCCAGTCGGTCACCGGCTGTTCGATGGGCAAGCGAACGCTCAGATACGTGGACTACGGCAAGATGGCGGCCACGTTCGTCAACCTGAGCGCCGGAAAAGCGGTGCGCGTGCTGGCGCGCGAGGAGTCGCGCGAGGTTGCGGCGGCCCTTTTCCCCGAGATCGGAGACAAATACAAGGCCCAGCTCGAGGCTTACAAGGTCATGCCGGACAACGAGCTGTTCGAGGTGACCGAGGTGGAAGTCGAATTGAAGCCGCAGGACATGCCGGGCAGGCCGATGAGCCGGGTGCAGTGCCGGCGGTGCGGCGAATTCGTGCAGGATATGCGGGAAGTGCAAAGCGACGATGGCCCGCTGTGCCGCCCCTGCGCGCATGGCGGCTATTATCACGTTCGCACGTGA
- a CDS encoding LysR family transcriptional regulator, producing MRFRFKVWSEIDNRPLMGPGRYRLLSSLQQTGSINAAATEVGISYRRAWAQIREMEELLGHPLVVANRGGTDGGGTRLTAEAVKLIKQYEKLSRKMDRAVSASGAMLTE from the coding sequence TTGAGATTCAGATTCAAGGTGTGGAGCGAAATAGATAACCGCCCGCTCATGGGGCCCGGCAGATACCGTCTGCTCTCGTCGCTCCAGCAGACCGGCTCAATCAATGCCGCCGCGACCGAGGTGGGGATTTCGTACCGGCGCGCCTGGGCCCAGATCCGCGAGATGGAAGAGCTTCTGGGGCATCCTCTCGTCGTCGCCAATCGCGGCGGAACCGACGGCGGCGGCACTCGCCTGACCGCGGAGGCCGTCAAGCTGATAAAGCAGTACGAGAAATTATCCCGCAAAATGGACCGGGCGGTTTCCGCATCGGGCGCCATGCTGACAGAATAG